In Peromyscus leucopus breed LL Stock chromosome 9, UCI_PerLeu_2.1, whole genome shotgun sequence, the sequence GGAACTCACAAACAGCGATGAAGGAAGACTGGCAGGCAATGTCATTCCAGATGCCACTCTCTGACATAATGACACAGTCCTCCCCCGAGCCATGGTCATTGGGCTCGTTCTGTCTCCAGTTGCTGTAGGTGAGCTTCCCCCCTGTCACGTACATGAATTGGCCTTCAGTCACCTCATCTGTGATGCCTATGAAGGCGTTGCCTTTGGCCACTTCTTGGATGGCCTTGTTCTCCTCAGCATTCCTGGGAATAGCCACATTGCCTCGGAGCTCGGCACACAGAGCCTTCACTTTGGAAAAGGGCATAGTTTCACGGTTGGTCACGAAGAACTTCTTCCCAGACTTTTTGCCCATTGAGAATGCATGCACTGAAATCAGAGTAGATGAGGCTTACTCAGTGTGGGGCCCAGTCAGGACCTGTTGGAAAAGTCCTCTGAGAATTCAGGACTCAAAAAAGAAGTCTCGGGACTAATGACACTAGGCCAGGACCTAGGAAGAAGGTTGACCAGGAACAGCTACAGAGCCAGGGAAGGAGTCCACAACACTCTATAAGAGCCTGACCCTCCTGGGACAGCGCACCGTCGACACCAACGTCAAAGCCTGCAGCAGCACAGGTGAACACAGGGGGGCACATGTGGGCTCCACCACCCCATTTGGGCACCAGAATAAGAGAGAGGTATAATTACCAAGTAAAAACAGTGGTT encodes:
- the LOC114681468 gene encoding mannose-binding protein A-like, with amino-acid sequence MLLLPSIPVLLLCVVAISSSKSQTCEDALKSCSVIACGRDGRDGPKGEKGEPGQGLRGLQGPPGKVGPPGNAGAPGISGPKGQKGDPGHSAGIEAKLLNLEAEVRTLKSELEHTKKLHAFSMGKKSGKKFFVTNRETMPFSKVKALCAELRGNVAIPRNAEENKAIQEVAKGNAFIGITDEVTEGQFMYVTGGKLTYSNWRQNEPNDHGSGEDCVIMSESGIWNDIACQSSFIAVCEFPA